Proteins encoded in a region of the Deltaproteobacteria bacterium RBG_16_64_85 genome:
- a CDS encoding cob(I)yrinic acid a,c-diamide adenosyltransferase: protein MKPGNLGQGYIQVYTGNGKGKTTAALGLAVRAAGHGLHTVIVQFMKGWIDYGELQGARMLAPYVEIHQAGRDTFVNRKNPDPEDIRLALDGWRLAKGILLDGKADILVLDEINCAMDFGLIPCEEVVEVLRNKPAGMEVVLTGRGAPAAVIEIADLVTEMKEVKHYYAKGVDARVGVER from the coding sequence ATGAAACCGGGCAACCTCGGACAGGGATACATCCAGGTCTACACCGGCAACGGCAAGGGGAAGACGACGGCCGCCCTCGGGCTGGCGGTCCGCGCGGCAGGGCACGGCCTTCACACCGTGATCGTCCAGTTCATGAAGGGATGGATCGACTACGGGGAGCTCCAGGGAGCGAGGATGCTGGCCCCTTACGTGGAAATCCACCAGGCCGGCAGGGACACCTTCGTGAACCGGAAGAACCCCGATCCGGAGGACATCCGGCTGGCGTTGGACGGGTGGCGGCTGGCGAAAGGAATCCTCTTGGACGGGAAGGCGGACATCCTGGTCCTCGACGAGATCAACTGCGCGATGGACTTCGGCCTGATCCCCTGCGAGGAGGTCGTCGAGGTCCTGAGGAACAAACCGGCCGGAATGGAGGTCGTCCTCACCGGCAGGGGGGCGCCGGCGGCGGTGATCGAAATCGCGGACCTGGTGACGGAGATGAAGGAAGTCAAACATTATTACGCGAAGGGCGTCGACGCGCGAGTCGGGGTGGAGCGGTAA
- a CDS encoding methylmalonyl-CoA mutase, whose protein sequence is MYDRKKTRKISEEKKRWEKTTLNRVLSRSPERLSRFSTVSDEEIAALYTPDLLESFDYGRELSFPGDYPYTRGVQPSMYRGRMWTMRQFAGYGSAEDTNARFKFLLAQGQTGLSTAFHFPTLMGYDSDSPRAKGEVGKCGVAVDSLKDMEILFDGIPLDKVTTSMTINGPAAMIFAMYLGVAEKQGVSFDRLGGTIQNDILKEYIAQHAWVFPPDPSMRIITDILGYCSDLVPKWNTISISGYHIREAGSTAVQELAFTIADGIAYVQAGVDAGIPVDKFAPRLSYFFNAHVDFFEEIAKYRAARRMWARIMKDRFKAKDENSWKLRFHTQTAGCTLTAQQPVNNVVRVALQALSAVLGGTQSLHTNSMDETLALPTEHAATIALRTQQIIAEESGVANSIDPLGGSFFLEKLTNEMEEKALNYIQKIDEMGGMVKAVKRGYPQREIADAAFHYQRLVDAGEKRIVGVNCYTKQEEIPIPLLKIDERVEKRQIERTREVRRKRSAKRVKSRIDALKDASLSNTNLMPLLLDAVKEYATLGEICDALRETMGTYTDPAMF, encoded by the coding sequence GTGTACGACAGGAAAAAGACCCGGAAGATCTCGGAAGAAAAGAAGCGTTGGGAAAAAACGACCCTGAACCGGGTCCTTTCCCGTTCCCCGGAGCGTCTCTCCCGGTTCTCCACGGTGTCGGACGAGGAGATTGCCGCGCTCTATACGCCGGACCTTCTGGAATCGTTCGATTACGGCAGGGAGCTCTCCTTTCCCGGCGATTATCCTTATACACGCGGCGTCCAGCCGTCGATGTACCGGGGGCGGATGTGGACGATGCGGCAGTTCGCGGGCTACGGATCGGCGGAGGACACGAACGCCCGGTTCAAGTTCCTCCTGGCCCAGGGGCAGACCGGACTGTCGACCGCCTTCCACTTCCCGACCCTGATGGGGTACGACTCGGACTCGCCGCGCGCCAAGGGGGAGGTGGGGAAGTGCGGGGTGGCGGTCGACTCCCTGAAGGACATGGAGATCCTGTTCGACGGCATCCCGCTGGACAAGGTCACCACCTCGATGACGATCAACGGCCCGGCGGCGATGATCTTCGCCATGTACCTGGGCGTCGCCGAAAAGCAGGGGGTCTCCTTCGACAGGCTCGGCGGGACGATCCAGAACGACATCCTCAAGGAGTACATCGCCCAGCACGCGTGGGTATTCCCCCCCGATCCGTCGATGCGGATCATCACCGATATCCTAGGGTACTGCTCCGATCTCGTGCCGAAGTGGAACACCATCAGCATCAGCGGCTACCACATCCGGGAGGCGGGATCGACGGCCGTCCAAGAGCTGGCGTTCACCATCGCCGACGGGATCGCCTACGTACAGGCGGGGGTCGACGCGGGGATCCCGGTGGATAAGTTCGCCCCGCGCTTGTCGTACTTCTTCAATGCCCACGTCGACTTCTTCGAGGAGATCGCCAAGTATCGCGCCGCCCGGCGCATGTGGGCCCGCATCATGAAGGACCGGTTCAAGGCGAAGGACGAGAATTCCTGGAAGCTCCGGTTCCACACACAGACGGCCGGCTGCACCCTGACCGCGCAGCAGCCGGTGAACAACGTGGTGCGCGTCGCCCTCCAGGCGCTTTCCGCCGTCCTTGGGGGGACCCAGTCGCTGCACACGAATTCGATGGACGAGACGCTGGCGCTCCCGACCGAGCATGCCGCCACCATCGCGCTCCGCACCCAGCAGATCATCGCGGAGGAGTCCGGGGTGGCCAACTCCATCGACCCCTTGGGCGGGTCGTTTTTCCTCGAGAAACTGACCAACGAGATGGAAGAAAAGGCCTTGAACTACATCCAGAAGATCGACGAGATGGGAGGAATGGTCAAGGCGGTCAAGCGGGGATACCCGCAGCGGGAGATCGCGGACGCGGCGTTCCACTACCAGCGGCTGGTGGATGCCGGCGAGAAGAGAATCGTCGGCGTCAACTGCTATACAAAGCAGGAGGAGATCCCGATCCCGCTCCTGAAGATCGACGAGCGCGTGGAAAAGAGGCAGATCGAGAGGACCCGGGAGGTCCGCCGGAAGCGCAGCGCGAAGCGGGTGAAGTCCCGCATCGATGCGCTGAAGGACGCGTCGTTGTCGAACACGAATCTCATGCCGCTCCTCCTCGACGCCGTAAAAGAATACGCGACGCTTGGGGAGATCTGCGACGCCTTGCGCGAGACGATGGGCACCTACACCGATCCGGCGATGTTTTAA
- a CDS encoding methylmalonyl-CoA mutase, with the protein MQETARGRKPERKVRILVGKPGLDGHDRGAKIIARALRDAGFEVIYTGLHQTPEMIVSAAAQEDVDGIGLSILSGAHNYLLPRIVEMLREKKMNDVVVFGGGIIPDDDIPKLKKKGVDRMFTPGTTLQEIVNYVRERVKPRK; encoded by the coding sequence ATGCAGGAAACGGCGAGAGGGAGAAAACCGGAGCGCAAGGTGCGCATCCTGGTCGGCAAGCCGGGGCTGGACGGTCACGACCGGGGAGCGAAGATCATCGCCCGGGCGTTGCGGGACGCCGGGTTCGAGGTCATCTACACCGGCCTCCACCAGACCCCGGAGATGATCGTGAGCGCCGCGGCACAGGAGGACGTCGACGGGATCGGGCTTTCGATCCTCTCCGGCGCGCACAATTACCTTCTGCCGCGGATCGTGGAGATGCTCCGCGAAAAGAAGATGAACGACGTCGTGGTCTTCGGCGGCGGGATCATCCCGGACGACGACATCCCGAAGCTCAAGAAAAAGGGGGTCGACCGGATGTTCACGCCCGGGACGACGCTCCAGGAGATCGTCAACTACGTACGCGAACGGGTCAAACCCAGGAAATAG
- a CDS encoding acetyl-CoA acetyltransferase (Catalyzes the synthesis of acetoacetyl coenzyme A from two molecules of acetyl coenzyme A. It can also act as a thiolase, catalyzing the reverse reaction and generating two-carbon units from the four-carbon product of fatty acid oxidation) has protein sequence MRPVYMVSGGVSKFEKARPDATFQKMVKEAFDYTMGDVPRLKPSMIEGSVGSYFSDHFTRQLMAGIMATDYLGMCPKPNKRIEGGGATGGLCFQAAWESVASGRMDVCLAFGFETMSHVQTWKGNEFIALASDVNFDYPVGGFYSGYYAMMVNRHIHEFGTTVEQMAMVSVKNHMNAYNNPYAQKRKRLTIQDVRNSEMVAYPLTLLDICVMSDGAAACILASEEAAFRLTDRPVKITGVGTGTDMMRMADRPHGEVILAPNEKKSDYKKLKYPGVHSFRAGRSAGLQAYKMAGITDPVREIDFVELHDAYTSSEIQTYEDLALCKYGEGGKFVEEGHPFMPQIEYGLKLKTKGTIPVNPSGGLIACGHPVGATGLMQAVFAFWQIQGTIKKHYGSPELQLKKANRGLIHSHAGTGTYVTVSILERGW, from the coding sequence GTGAGACCTGTCTATATGGTATCCGGGGGGGTCAGCAAGTTCGAGAAGGCCCGGCCCGACGCGACGTTCCAGAAAATGGTGAAAGAGGCGTTCGACTACACGATGGGCGACGTTCCCCGGCTGAAACCCTCGATGATCGAGGGGTCGGTGGGGTCCTACTTCTCGGACCACTTCACCCGGCAGCTGATGGCGGGGATCATGGCCACGGACTACCTGGGCATGTGCCCCAAGCCGAACAAGCGGATCGAGGGGGGCGGGGCCACCGGGGGTCTGTGCTTTCAGGCGGCGTGGGAATCCGTCGCCTCGGGAAGGATGGACGTCTGCCTCGCGTTCGGCTTCGAGACGATGTCCCACGTCCAGACGTGGAAAGGGAACGAGTTCATCGCGCTGGCGTCCGACGTGAACTTCGACTATCCCGTCGGGGGCTTCTACTCGGGGTACTACGCGATGATGGTCAACCGGCATATCCACGAGTTCGGGACCACCGTCGAGCAGATGGCGATGGTATCGGTGAAAAACCATATGAATGCCTACAACAACCCGTATGCCCAGAAGCGGAAAAGGCTCACGATCCAGGACGTCCGCAACTCCGAGATGGTGGCCTATCCCCTGACGCTTCTGGACATCTGCGTCATGTCGGACGGTGCGGCGGCCTGCATCCTGGCCAGCGAGGAGGCGGCGTTCCGGCTTACGGACCGGCCGGTGAAGATCACCGGGGTCGGGACAGGTACGGACATGATGCGGATGGCCGACCGGCCGCACGGGGAGGTGATCCTCGCCCCCAATGAAAAGAAGAGCGACTACAAGAAGCTGAAGTACCCGGGCGTCCACTCCTTCCGGGCGGGCCGTTCCGCCGGGCTTCAGGCCTACAAGATGGCGGGGATCACGGACCCGGTCCGGGAGATCGACTTCGTGGAGCTGCACGACGCCTACACCTCGTCGGAGATCCAGACGTACGAGGACCTGGCCCTCTGCAAGTACGGCGAAGGCGGGAAGTTCGTCGAGGAGGGGCACCCCTTCATGCCTCAGATCGAATACGGACTGAAGCTCAAGACGAAGGGGACGATCCCCGTCAATCCCTCGGGGGGTCTGATCGCGTGCGGCCACCCGGTCGGTGCGACGGGCCTCATGCAGGCGGTCTTCGCCTTCTGGCAGATCCAGGGGACCATCAAGAAGCACTACGGGTCGCCGGAGCTCCAGTTGAAGAAGGCCAATCGCGGACTCATCCACAGCCACGCCGGCACGGGCACCTATGTCACCGTGTCGATCCTGGAACGGGGGTGGTAA
- a CDS encoding nucleotide-binding protein, with protein MSPIVIKHPYYVEYIHSYGQDSPFFAGLANRKLLGTRCGRCDYTYATPRLHCTRCGKETKWVELPQEGRVHTFTTCYFGSEEFLKETPFHLVLVEFDGVDTLLLARLIGVEGPEDIRIGMKIRAKFRRNSQLKPTDVYFVPVG; from the coding sequence ATGTCCCCCATCGTCATCAAGCACCCCTACTACGTCGAATACATCCACTCCTACGGACAGGACTCGCCGTTTTTCGCGGGGCTGGCGAACAGGAAGCTCCTGGGGACCCGCTGCGGGAGGTGCGACTACACCTATGCCACTCCGCGGCTGCACTGCACGCGATGCGGCAAGGAGACCAAGTGGGTGGAGCTTCCCCAGGAGGGCCGGGTGCACACGTTCACCACGTGCTACTTCGGCAGCGAGGAGTTCCTGAAGGAAACCCCGTTCCACCTGGTCCTCGTGGAGTTCGACGGCGTGGACACGCTGCTCCTGGCGCGGCTGATCGGCGTCGAAGGGCCGGAAGACATCCGGATCGGGATGAAGATCCGGGCGAAGTTCCGCCGCAACTCGCAGCTCAAGCCCACCGACGTCTACTTCGTGCCGGTCGGTTAG
- a CDS encoding acyl-CoA dehydrogenase, which translates to MDFRLKPEHIALRDMLRSFVEKEVRPHARQWDEEGKFPFETVAKLGELGILGAMVPEEYGGSGMDTIGYAIAVEEIGKGDGSLGLTVASHNSLCTAHILAFGSEAIRRKYLPELASGRMLGAWALTEPGSGSDSLNMRTKAEWKGDRWVINGSKMFITQGSVASVFVILAVTDKEKGRDGVTAFLVEAGSKGLSVGKKLDKLGMRSSDTAELVFEDLEVRPGSVIGAVHSGFRDTMRNLAGGRISIAALSAGIGLGAMEEAIAYAKERRQFGQAIAEFQAIQWMFADMGTELEAGELLTLRAAYLKDAGKPYVQEAAMAKLFASEAAMRATIKTVQILGGYGYIQEYPVERFMRDAKLCEIGEGTSEIQRLIIARRLVRGA; encoded by the coding sequence ATGGATTTCCGGCTCAAGCCGGAGCACATTGCCTTGCGAGACATGCTCCGATCCTTCGTCGAGAAGGAGGTCCGTCCCCACGCGCGGCAGTGGGATGAAGAAGGGAAGTTTCCTTTTGAGACCGTTGCGAAACTTGGCGAGCTGGGCATCCTGGGCGCCATGGTCCCCGAGGAGTATGGAGGCTCGGGGATGGATACCATCGGCTACGCGATTGCCGTGGAAGAGATCGGGAAAGGAGACGGCTCCCTGGGGCTCACCGTGGCCTCCCACAATTCCCTCTGCACGGCCCACATCCTGGCGTTCGGATCGGAGGCGATCCGGAGGAAGTACCTCCCGGAGCTGGCCTCCGGCAGGATGCTCGGGGCCTGGGCCCTGACGGAGCCCGGGTCGGGCTCCGATTCTCTCAACATGCGAACGAAGGCGGAGTGGAAGGGAGACCGCTGGGTGATCAACGGCAGCAAGATGTTCATCACCCAGGGGAGCGTGGCCTCCGTATTCGTAATCCTCGCGGTGACCGACAAGGAGAAGGGGAGGGACGGGGTGACTGCCTTCCTCGTCGAGGCGGGGTCAAAAGGGCTGTCCGTCGGCAAGAAGCTCGACAAGCTGGGGATGCGATCTTCCGACACGGCGGAGCTGGTGTTCGAGGATCTCGAGGTCCGGCCCGGGAGCGTCATCGGCGCAGTCCATTCCGGTTTCCGGGACACGATGCGGAATCTGGCGGGGGGGCGCATCTCGATCGCCGCCCTCTCGGCGGGCATCGGGCTCGGCGCCATGGAGGAGGCCATCGCGTATGCGAAGGAGCGCCGGCAGTTCGGCCAGGCGATCGCGGAGTTCCAGGCGATCCAGTGGATGTTCGCGGACATGGGAACGGAGCTCGAGGCGGGGGAACTCCTCACCCTGCGGGCCGCGTACCTCAAGGACGCGGGGAAGCCGTACGTCCAGGAGGCCGCCATGGCCAAGCTCTTCGCCTCCGAGGCCGCGATGCGGGCCACGATCAAGACGGTGCAGATCCTGGGCGGCTACGGGTACATCCAGGAATACCCCGTGGAGCGGTTCATGCGGGACGCCAAACTGTGCGAGATCGGGGAAGGCACTTCCGAAATCCAGCGCCTGATCATCGCCAGGCGGCTGGTCCGGGGAGCTTGA
- a CDS encoding GTPase → MTVSLKDILAGDVRVAARLMRDLDDEIPAAHRVLKRLYKHTGRAYILGITGAPGAGKSTLADGLIDLLRKQGKTVGIVAVDPTSPFTGGAILGDRIRMQKHTLDEGVFIRSLATRGHLGGLSKSTIDIVNVMDAMGKDVVIIETVGVGQDEVEIVKVAHTNLVVVVPGLGDDIQAIKAGILEIADIFVVNKSDREGADKTRRELETMVSMNEYGEGDWIPLVLPAVAQNGSGLPDLLEAIDRHRQFIYREENLGRYRTGKARVELLEILKKKLLEKAVDDLERHNLLDPLIDEIVRKRRDPYSVVEKVVDHSYAFHLVEGERRNAGKGKKK, encoded by the coding sequence ATGACGGTATCGTTAAAGGACATTCTCGCCGGTGACGTACGCGTCGCGGCGAGACTCATGCGGGACCTGGACGATGAGATCCCGGCCGCGCACCGGGTGCTGAAGCGGCTCTACAAGCACACCGGGCGGGCCTACATCCTGGGGATCACCGGGGCTCCCGGCGCGGGGAAGTCGACCCTCGCCGACGGCCTCATCGATCTTCTGCGAAAGCAGGGAAAGACGGTGGGGATCGTCGCCGTCGACCCGACCAGTCCGTTCACCGGCGGGGCGATCCTCGGCGACCGGATCCGCATGCAGAAGCACACCCTCGACGAGGGCGTTTTCATCCGCAGCCTCGCCACCCGGGGGCACCTGGGCGGCCTCTCCAAGTCGACCATCGACATCGTCAATGTGATGGACGCCATGGGGAAGGACGTCGTGATCATCGAGACCGTCGGGGTCGGGCAGGACGAGGTGGAGATCGTCAAGGTGGCCCACACCAACCTCGTCGTCGTCGTGCCGGGGCTGGGGGACGACATCCAGGCCATCAAGGCCGGGATCCTCGAGATCGCCGACATCTTCGTCGTCAACAAGTCGGACCGCGAGGGGGCGGACAAGACCCGCCGGGAGCTGGAGACGATGGTGTCGATGAACGAATACGGGGAAGGGGACTGGATCCCTCTCGTCCTTCCGGCGGTCGCCCAGAACGGATCCGGGCTCCCCGATCTCCTGGAGGCGATCGACCGGCACCGCCAGTTCATTTACCGGGAGGAGAACCTCGGCCGATACCGGACGGGAAAGGCGCGGGTGGAGCTGCTGGAGATCTTGAAGAAAAAACTGCTCGAGAAAGCGGTGGACGACCTCGAGCGGCACAACCTCCTGGACCCGCTGATCGACGAGATCGTCCGGAAACGGAGAGACCCCTATTCCGTCGTGGAGAAGGTCGTCGACCATAGTTACGCGTTCCACCTCGTGGAGGGGGAGCGGCGCAACGCGGGGAAGGGGAAGAAGAAGTGA
- a CDS encoding CoA-transferase, with translation MRQEGKVEYRFEHPDEFREFVRDKKSRKPADKLCEAKDAVSRFVRDGDYIVYDFSSLTRGPQALIREVIRQKKKDLWIGAEFTLHESALLTGAGCATRIDVGFLGYGNYIGQAVCDGRVKVYEWTNGGLALRILAGARGVPFLPTRDLLGSDNLAVSAAKVIEDPYTKLPICLVPALNPDVAFIHVHQVDIHGDARIFGTNLFALEAALASHRVIVSAEEIVTPDEFRKDPMRTTIPYFLVDAVVHAPFGAYPGAMPARYEIDLEHVDRLNAIRNDEQMKNYLDENIYSVADHEEFLDNRVGAARMKELRGRATIIEGYR, from the coding sequence ATCCGCCAGGAAGGGAAGGTCGAGTACCGGTTCGAGCACCCGGACGAATTCCGGGAGTTCGTTCGCGACAAGAAGAGCCGGAAGCCTGCGGACAAGCTCTGCGAAGCCAAGGATGCCGTTTCCCGGTTCGTCAGAGACGGGGACTACATCGTTTACGATTTTTCCAGCCTGACGCGCGGTCCGCAGGCGCTGATCCGGGAGGTCATCCGGCAGAAGAAGAAGGACCTCTGGATCGGCGCGGAGTTCACTCTTCACGAGTCGGCGCTGCTGACGGGCGCGGGGTGCGCCACCCGGATCGACGTGGGGTTCCTGGGATACGGCAACTACATCGGCCAGGCGGTATGCGACGGGCGCGTCAAGGTATACGAGTGGACCAACGGAGGGCTGGCGCTCCGCATCCTGGCCGGGGCTCGCGGCGTTCCCTTCCTTCCCACACGGGATCTTCTGGGGTCGGACAACCTGGCCGTTTCGGCGGCGAAGGTGATCGAGGATCCGTACACCAAGCTGCCGATATGCCTGGTGCCGGCCCTCAACCCGGACGTCGCATTCATCCACGTCCACCAGGTGGACATCCACGGAGACGCCCGGATCTTCGGCACGAACCTTTTCGCCCTCGAGGCGGCCTTGGCCTCCCATCGCGTCATCGTGTCGGCGGAGGAGATCGTCACCCCGGACGAGTTCCGCAAGGACCCGATGCGGACGACGATCCCGTACTTCCTCGTCGACGCGGTGGTCCACGCCCCTTTCGGCGCCTACCCGGGGGCCATGCCGGCCCGGTACGAGATCGACCTCGAGCACGTGGACCGGCTGAACGCGATCCGGAACGACGAGCAGATGAAGAACTACCTCGACGAGAACATCTACAGCGTGGCCGACCACGAGGAGTTCCTCGACAATCGCGTCGGCGCCGCCAGGATGAAGGAGCTCCGCGGACGAGCCACGATCATCGAGGGGTACCGATGA
- a CDS encoding CoA-transferase: MSRTVEFTDTEFMIAQGARLLEDGKTFFVGWGIPQIVAILAQKLYVPNVVQLFEFGAVGPQSILPFVRGTMGGPQNTYRSLQWLNMNWAFAYSASGYMDYGMLGALQIDPYGNINSTYLGGTFEKPERRFAGSGGGNQVASHCWRTVIIIRHEGRRFVPKVEFLTSPGFLTGPGAREKAGLPKDTGPYRVVTSKALFGFDDRNREMTLLSVLRGLNPEDVVKEMAFRPLVAKTVTEIHPPTEDELRLLREEIDPSRIIIRGERMSAIA; encoded by the coding sequence ATGTCGCGGACGGTAGAGTTCACCGACACGGAGTTCATGATCGCCCAGGGAGCGCGCCTGCTCGAGGACGGCAAGACCTTCTTCGTGGGGTGGGGGATCCCTCAGATCGTGGCCATCCTCGCGCAGAAGCTCTACGTTCCCAACGTCGTCCAGCTCTTCGAGTTCGGTGCCGTTGGGCCGCAGTCGATCCTCCCGTTCGTCCGGGGAACGATGGGAGGACCGCAGAACACCTACCGGTCGCTGCAGTGGCTCAACATGAACTGGGCGTTCGCCTATTCCGCCTCAGGATATATGGATTACGGGATGCTCGGCGCGCTGCAGATCGACCCGTACGGGAACATCAACTCCACCTACCTCGGGGGGACCTTCGAGAAGCCCGAGCGGCGGTTTGCCGGAAGCGGCGGGGGGAATCAGGTCGCCTCCCACTGCTGGAGGACGGTCATCATCATCAGGCACGAGGGGCGCCGCTTCGTGCCGAAAGTGGAATTCCTCACCTCCCCCGGATTCCTGACGGGGCCCGGGGCCCGCGAGAAGGCGGGCCTGCCGAAAGACACCGGGCCCTACCGGGTCGTGACGTCGAAAGCGCTCTTCGGCTTCGACGATCGCAACAGGGAGATGACCCTCCTGTCGGTTCTGCGCGGGCTGAACCCCGAGGACGTGGTCAAGGAAATGGCCTTCCGGCCCCTCGTCGCGAAGACCGTCACCGAAATTCACCCACCCACCGAGGACGAACTGCGCCTCCTGCGGGAAGAGATCGACCCCTCCCGAATCATCATCCGCGGGGAACGGATGTCGGCGATCGCCTGA